A portion of the Lampris incognitus isolate fLamInc1 chromosome 9, fLamInc1.hap2, whole genome shotgun sequence genome contains these proteins:
- the ctss2.1 gene encoding cathepsin S, ortholog2, tandem duplicate 1, whose translation MNMQMALKAEEEERTARDARVKNSGQTSPSLTRAQTSQGMMLGSLLLVSLWTGALAMSESRLDLHWDMWKKTHKKTYNTEVEEFGRRELWERNLEMITLHNLEASMGLHTYQLSMNHLGDVSPEEILQTLATLRVPADLERAPSAFVGSAGAALPDSVDWREKGCVTSVKMQGSCGSCWAFSAVGALEGQLAKKTGKLVDLSPQNLVDCSDRYGNHGCNGGLMHQAFQYVIDNHGIDSDTAYPYRGVEQRCHYNPSYRAANCSRYSFLPQGSEQSLKEALATIGPISVGIDAKQPKFAFFHSGVYDDPHCSQEVNHGVLVVGYGTLNGQDYWLVKNSWGTPFGDHGYVRMSRNKKNQCGIALYGTYPIM comes from the exons atgaaTATGCAGATGGCTTTAAaggcagaggaggaagagaggacagCACGTGACGCGCGGGTGAAGAACAGCGGCCAGACTTCTCCTTCGCTCACACGCGCGCAGACTTCACAAG GCATGATGTTGGGGAGTCTGTTGCTGGTTTCTCTGTGGACCGGGGCGCTGGCCATGTCCGAGTCCAGGCTGGACCTCCACTGGGACATGTGGAAGAAGACACACAAGAAGACCTACAACACAGAG GTGGAGGAGTTTGGACGCAGGGAATTATGGGAGAGGAACCTGGAGATGATCACTCTGCACAACCTTGAGGCCTCAATGGGTTTACACACCTACCAGCTCAGCATGAACCACCTGGGAGACGTG AGCCCGGAGGAGATTCTCCAGACTTTGGCCACGCTCCGTGTCCCCGCCGACCTGGAGAGGGCGCCCTCGGCTTTCGTAGGATCTGCCGGCGCGGCTCTCCCGGACTCCGTGGACTGGAGAGAGAAGGGGTGCGTCACCTCCGTCAAAATGCAG GGCAGTTGCGGCTCCTGCTGGGCGTTCAGCGCTGTAGGGGCCCTGGAGGGCCAGTTAGCAAAGAAGACGGGCAAACTGGTGGATCTTAGCCCTCAGAATCTGGTGGACTGCTCCGACAGATACGGTAATCACGGCTGCAACGGCGGCTTAATGCACCAGGCTTTCCAGTACGTCATCGACAACCATGGCATCGACTCTGACACGGCCTACCCGTACAGAGGAGTG GAGCAGCGGTGTCATTACAACCCCTCCTACCGGGCGGCCAACTGCTCCCGGTACAGCTTCCTCCCACAGGGCAGCGAGCAGTCACTGAAAGAGGCCTTGGCCACAATTGGACCCATTTCTGTGGGCATTGACGCCAAACAGCCCAAGTTTGCCTTCTTCCACAGCG GAGTCTACGATGACCCACACTGCTCACAGGAAGTCAACCACGGCGTGCTAGTCGTGGGCTACGGCACGCTGAATGGACAAGACTACTGGCTGGTGAAGAACAG ctGGGGGACGCCGTTCGGAGACCACGGCTACGTCCGGATGTCGCGGAACAAGAAGAACCAGTGCGGCATCGCTCTGTACGGCACCTACCCCATCATGTAG